The DNA region AACCAAGAACAACGGTACCAGAAACCGCCGTGTTGCCAATTACACCATACCCCACCAGCCGCAGGCGAACCCCCGGCCGACATGCAACTCTAACCCACGGCCGGGCGCCCCTCCAAATTGAGGAACGCTCGCTCCGAAGGCCGGAGTCGCACCGCTCGACGCCTAGGCGCCGAGCTCCTCCTGCAGGCGGACGAGACGCGCGATGGTGTCGTCCTTGCCCAGGATCTGCATCGACTCGAAGAGCGGCGGCGAGACCTTCCGGCCAGACACTGCAACGCGCAGCGGCGTGTAGGCGACGCGCGGCTTGAGACCGAGACCGTCGATGAGTGCGGCCGAAAGCGCCTCCTGGATGACCTCGTGCGTCCATTCCAGAGGCGGAATACGGTCGAGCACGTCGACGGATGCCGCCAGCACCGCCGAAGCGTCGGCCGGGAGCCCGGCCACGACGCCGTCGTCGTAGCTCAGGCTCGCGGCATCGGTGAACAGGAAGCCCAGCATGCCCGGCGCCTCGCCCAGCAGACCGATGCGCTCCTGGACGAGCGGCGCCGCCTCGGCGAGGATCGCCTCCTGCGCAGGAGAGATCGGCCCGGTCAGCACGCCGGCGGCCTCGAGGTAGGGCACCGTGCGTGCCGCGAAGTCCTGCACGCCGAGGAGGCGGATGTGGTCGCCGTTGATCGACTCGGCCTTCTTCAGGTCGAAGCGCGCGGGGTTCGGGTTGACGTCGACGACGTCGAATGCCGCCACCATCTCGGCGACGGTGAAGACGTCGCGATCGTGCGACAGCGACCAGCCGAGCAGCGACAGGTAGTTGACGAGGCCCTCGGGGATGAAGCCGCGGTCGCGGTGGTGGAACAGGTTCGACTCCGGGTCGCGCTTGGAGAGCTTCTTGTTTCCATCGCCCATGACATACGGCAGGTGACCGAACTGCGGCACGAAGGTCGTCACTCCGATGTCGATGAGCGCGTGGTACAGCGCGATCTGGCGCGGAGTCGACGAGAGGAGGTC from Leifsonia sp. Root1293 includes:
- the gltX gene encoding glutamate--tRNA ligase, whose amino-acid sequence is MSDTAHPFSSATGSDVRVRFCPSPTGTPHVGLVRTALFNWAYARHTGGKLVFRIEDTDAARDSEESYEQLLDALTWLNLDWDEGIGVGGPHEPYRQSQRGGIYLDVIERLKESGHVYESFSTAEEIDARNDAAGRPKQLGYDNFDRDLTDEQRAAFRAEGREPALRLRVPDDDLSFTDLVRGEITFPAGSFVDFVVVRPNGAPLYTLVNPVDDALMQITHVLRGEDLLSSTPRQIALYHALIDIGVTTFVPQFGHLPYVMGDGNKKLSKRDPESNLFHHRDRGFIPEGLVNYLSLLGWSLSHDRDVFTVAEMVAAFDVVDVNPNPARFDLKKAESINGDHIRLLGVQDFAARTVPYLEAAGVLTGPISPAQEAILAEAAPLVQERIGLLGEAPGMLGFLFTDAASLSYDDGVVAGLPADASAVLAASVDVLDRIPPLEWTHEVIQEALSAALIDGLGLKPRVAYTPLRVAVSGRKVSPPLFESMQILGKDDTIARLVRLQEELGA